Below is a genomic region from Desulfurella amilsii.
ACACCTATGAGCGCATTTATGTCTGTTGCACCAAAAGCTGCTGCAATTTTGGCGCTGATGAGACTTTTGGTTGTAGGCATGCACCCAATCCAAATTGAGTGGACGCAAATGTTATGGATTATCGCAGCTGCTACTATGACGTTTGGTAACACAGTAGCTTTGTGGCAAAAGGATTTAAAAAGGCTTCTTGGTTACTCAAGTATCTCCCATGCAGGCTATATGCTTGTAGGTATTACTGCGGCAAGCAGCTTAGGATACGGTGCAGTGCTATTTTATCTTTTTGGGTACGTATTTATGAATTTAGGTGCATTTTCCGTAGCAGAATACATTAGCAAAAAAGGCGATTGCAATACAGAAATTGCAAATCTAAAAGGCATAGCATACAAGCACCCATTAATTGGCGTTGCTATGCTAATTTTTATGTTTTCACTTGCTGGCGTGCCACCTACTGTGGGCTTTATAGGAAAGTACTATCTATTTTCTGCAGCCGTTCAGTCGCATTTATACTGGCTTGCAATAATTGGCGTAATAAATAGTGCAATTTCTGCATACTTTTATTTGAATGTAGTTGTAACTATGTATATGAAAGGCGACGCAGAAGGCGAATTCAGCGTACTTAATTCTGGGTTACTAAAAACCACAATACTAATTGGTGCTGTGGGCACAATAATATTTGGATTATTTCCAAGCTACATTTTGTCAATTGCGCTTCATTCAATAGCATTTTAAGAAATTTTTGGCGAGCTCTTTTTTACAAAAGACTCGCCTTTATTATTCTAAATCAGGTAAAGAAACTTTGAGCTAATAATTTATTAAGACGTGCCCATTTATTAAGTCAGAGATTTTCCGTTTTCTTATTTTAATAAACTTTCTCTTTTTCTATAAAAATGCTTTTTTGAGCTTGAGCAAAAAAATCTTGATAAAGTTTGGGGTCTTCTATTTGTTTTACGCTTGTAATACCACCTTTTGTATTAACAACTTTTTGCATGAAGTTAGCTCTAACCTTTGTTTGCTTTCCAAAATTATCAACACTAATGTTACCCTCTATGATTGTTGCAACATCATAGCCGTATTTCACACCATACCAAAACTCTGCAACTTTATTAATTGTCTGAAATGTTCTTTCTGCTGTTATTAAACCCATATCAGTATTAAAGGAAAAAAGGGGACAGGCTACTTTTATAGGTAAAAAATGGCAAGCAAGAATCAAAAAAGTATTTGGCTTGGAATCAACCATAAAGCGAAATGGAAGACCAAAAAAGAAATAGAAGATAGAATAAAGTAGCCTGTCCCCTTTTTCCTTTTCAATATGTATGCAAAATATCCCTATCCTCTAAAGACTTTTTAAAATTCACTAAAAAACATCTCCAACCCCTTGACAAACTAATAGTTTTAGAATATATTACACAACTGTCGCTTATGACAAGTTCTTTGAAAAATTCCAGATGAAGAGCAAATAAACAACTTTTAGTTTTTTACTGAGAGTTTGATCCTGGCTCAGAATGAACGCTGGCGGCGTGCTTAACACATGCAAGTCGTACGTGAAAGAAGGGCAACCTTCAAGTAAAGTGGCGCACGGGTGAGTAACACGTGGATAACCTGCCCCAAAGTCTGGGATAACGCGCCGAAAGGTGCGCTAATACCGGGTACCTTTATGCCTCACAAGAGGTATAAAGAAAG
It encodes:
- a CDS encoding NADH-quinone oxidoreductase subunit N, producing MNFLAYYSVNDLIAIAPQLILTIFGFIVTLVDLWLPKTEKSANAFIALMGFILAGIASVMMFDTGSTSAFVGMVITDNASLFIDLVIIIAGILAIAMSVNFVDREDINIGEYYSIILFSSVAMMFFASTYNLIVMFISVETLSIGMYILTGFLKNKSESIEAAMKYFILGSFASGFLVLGIGIMYGLFGSVDLNIISLDLAKAAAIYKALGILAFMLIFIAFGFKIAAFPFHAWTPDVYAGAPTPMSAFMSVAPKAAAILALMRLLVVGMHPIQIEWTQMLWIIAAATMTFGNTVALWQKDLKRLLGYSSISHAGYMLVGITAASSLGYGAVLFYLFGYVFMNLGAFSVAEYISKKGDCNTEIANLKGIAYKHPLIGVAMLIFMFSLAGVPPTVGFIGKYYLFSAAVQSHLYWLAIIGVINSAISAYFYLNVVVTMYMKGDAEGEFSVLNSGLLKTTILIGAVGTIIFGLFPSYILSIALHSIAF